The proteins below are encoded in one region of Campylobacter rectus:
- a CDS encoding Na+/H+ antiporter family protein — MLTNPVVISILVMTALCLLRFNILLSILVSALVAGLIYHGGFAGVGAFFDALTATTSTLITGMKGNLETSLSYILLGALAAAIANTNLTAILINAVSKALAKTSTYFALIIAAIACFSQNLIPVHIAFIPILIPPLLPLMNRLGIDRRAVACALTFGLKAPYVSLSVGFGLIFHGIIKKELANNGVEVQMSEISSVMWIGGFSMLVGLLLAVFVFYRKKRDYAHTKFETIEEQEAQMAASLKMTKKEWAVLGGAVAAFGVQIYTQSMPLGALLGLLVMVVFGGIEYRKIDKIMDSGLAMMGFIAFIMLVAAGFGSVLRESGGIEQLVSFASAVAGGKIGGAILMLAIGLLVTMGIGTSFGTIPIIAAIYVPFSLSLGFSPAAIILLVGVAAALGDAGSPASDSTLGPTSGLNADGQHNHIYDTCVPTFIFFNIPLMIGGVIGAMIL; from the coding sequence ATGCTAACCAACCCCGTCGTGATCAGCATCCTCGTGATGACCGCGCTTTGTTTGCTGCGATTTAACATCCTGCTTTCCATCCTCGTCTCCGCTCTAGTCGCGGGACTCATCTATCACGGCGGATTTGCCGGCGTAGGGGCCTTTTTCGACGCGCTAACGGCTACCACCTCTACGCTGATAACGGGTATGAAAGGCAACCTAGAAACCTCGCTCAGTTATATCCTGCTCGGCGCGCTCGCAGCCGCGATAGCCAACACGAATCTAACTGCGATCCTCATAAACGCCGTTAGCAAGGCTCTAGCAAAAACCAGCACCTATTTCGCTCTGATAATCGCCGCAATCGCGTGCTTCTCGCAAAATTTGATCCCAGTTCATATCGCTTTCATCCCGATTCTCATCCCGCCGCTTTTACCGCTGATGAACCGCCTAGGCATCGACCGCCGAGCCGTCGCGTGCGCGCTGACGTTCGGGCTAAAAGCGCCCTACGTGAGCCTTAGCGTGGGCTTTGGCCTTATCTTTCATGGCATCATCAAAAAAGAGCTCGCAAACAACGGCGTAGAAGTGCAGATGAGCGAGATTTCAAGCGTGATGTGGATAGGCGGCTTCTCGATGTTAGTAGGCTTGCTTTTAGCGGTTTTCGTCTTTTACCGCAAAAAACGCGACTACGCGCACACCAAATTTGAAACGATCGAGGAGCAAGAGGCGCAAATGGCCGCGAGTCTAAAAATGACGAAAAAAGAGTGGGCCGTGCTAGGCGGCGCGGTCGCGGCGTTTGGAGTACAAATTTACACCCAGAGTATGCCGCTTGGAGCGCTTTTAGGACTGCTAGTTATGGTGGTTTTTGGCGGTATTGAGTACCGTAAAATCGACAAAATCATGGACAGCGGCCTAGCGATGATGGGCTTTATCGCATTTATCATGCTCGTCGCCGCGGGCTTTGGCTCGGTTTTGCGCGAGAGCGGCGGTATCGAACAGCTAGTGAGCTTTGCCAGCGCGGTCGCCGGCGGTAAAATAGGCGGCGCGATACTGATGCTAGCTATCGGCCTGCTCGTTACGATGGGCATCGGCACGAGCTTTGGCACGATACCGATCATCGCGGCGATCTACGTGCCGTTTTCGCTCTCGCTCGGTTTTTCTCCGGCGGCGATCATCTTGCTGGTGGGCGTGGCGGCGGCCCTAGGAGATGCGGGCAGTCCCGCTAGCGACAGCACACTAGGACCTACGAGCGGTCTAAACGCCGACGGCCAGCACAATCATATTTACGATACGTGCGTGCCGACGTTTATATTCTTTAATATACCGCTGATGATCGGCGGCGTTATTGGCGCGATGATTTTGTAA
- a CDS encoding BrnT family toxin yields MNYEWNLVKERLNIAKHGVDFEEAKSVFADEFALVLFDEDHSNDEERFLI; encoded by the coding sequence ATGAATTACGAATGGAATTTGGTCAAAGAACGGTTAAATATTGCAAAGCATGGAGTTGATTTTGAAGAAGCTAAAAGCGTATTTGCCGACGAATTTGCGTTAGTGCTTTTTGACGAAGATCATTCAAACGATGAAGAGAGATTTTTGATTTAG
- a CDS encoding BrnT family toxin: MSQKERILLVVHCYRENDTIRIISSRKATKNETKQYKERK; encoded by the coding sequence ATGAGCCAAAAGGAGAGAATTTTACTCGTCGTGCATTGCTACCGCGAAAATGATACGATCAGGATAATCTCCTCGAGAAAAGCTACGAAAAACGAAACAAAACAATATAAGGAGCGAAAATGA
- a CDS encoding CopG family antitoxin, translated as MKKEYDFSKAIKNPYIDKQLKKQISMNINADTIEYFKNMANKKGVPYQTLINIFLTDCMNKKLDIAVVQG; from the coding sequence ATGAAAAAAGAATACGACTTCTCAAAAGCGATAAAAAATCCGTATATAGACAAGCAGCTAAAAAAGCAAATTTCGATGAATATAAATGCCGATACGATAGAGTATTTTAAAAATATGGCAAATAAAAAAGGGGTGCCATATCAGACTCTCATTAATATTTTTCTAACCGATTGCATGAATAAAAAGCTCGATATCGCCGTCGTGCAGGGCTAA
- the flgE gene encoding flagellar hook protein FlgE, which yields MMRSLWAGVTGLQAHQIAMDVEGNNIANVNTVGFKYSRANFDDLIYQTSRIATGPQNRHGGVNSMQVGLGVQTNSTTRIFKQGSLQTTDKQTDIALQGDGFFMVSPDGGKTTYYTRNGDFSRDSVGNFVDNGGNIVQGWMRDEVTGEIDPTRPIGDIKIPSGLTVPARATTNIALKGNLDSGNDVGNKKIPIYQLDQHHNWTDTNKDGIKVDAEKHEENNVGENRFYVNKNGEQKMTERGADLGVLFNKNGDAYNLRTGQGIWASYADAKTKALNVGATPDGKFVPAKQLNITLNGEKIVASVASVSELASAINERYTKTGVEASVINGNQLVLTNRNNLGTTAATRNIKMTVNPGNNIGNDFKTTNIITAYQYIYNKTQVNATHTYNDAVAREVTTTEDLREAMQRDARLWTNYTGTVVGNTPGPNTTPDPAAFAAALANNKNDGVEVTVNEHGQFQVKNPSGDAFNSDDGDDTDDTTGNIPPGTANTNADANDHNMNLTVTGLSNAANNVTENVKFTASMAPLSGSLSSGNATRVTDSLNMAAHSSSTDLFDSLGTKHNIKIDFVKRGYTPNGGTEWTMVIQVAEPNRINPDGEPANVITGYVRFNPDGSLATYSPASITFGAQNGSAGGQHIELKLGTTAQMDGLASTDNDSSTADISQDGYASGELNGIRIDQSGTLVGSFTNGRSLGLAQVGVAKFSNNEGLSSEGGNLFSRTANSGDPVIGAAQTAGRGKISSSSLEMSNVDLSRSLTQLIVVQRGFQANSKTITTSDEMLNTLLQLK from the coding sequence ATGATGAGATCACTTTGGGCGGGCGTTACGGGATTACAAGCCCACCAGATCGCTATGGACGTCGAGGGCAACAACATCGCCAACGTCAACACCGTCGGATTTAAATACAGCCGCGCGAATTTCGACGACCTTATTTACCAAACCTCGCGTATAGCCACCGGCCCGCAAAATCGCCACGGCGGCGTAAATAGTATGCAAGTAGGCCTTGGCGTGCAGACAAATTCTACGACTAGAATTTTTAAACAAGGCTCATTGCAAACTACCGATAAACAAACCGATATCGCGCTTCAAGGCGACGGATTTTTTATGGTTAGTCCGGACGGCGGCAAGACCACCTACTACACCAGAAACGGCGACTTTTCAAGAGATAGCGTAGGAAATTTCGTCGATAACGGCGGAAATATCGTGCAAGGCTGGATGAGAGACGAGGTAACGGGCGAGATAGACCCGACCAGACCTATCGGAGATATAAAGATCCCTTCAGGCCTAACCGTACCTGCGCGTGCCACGACAAATATCGCGCTAAAGGGAAATTTAGACAGCGGTAACGACGTAGGCAATAAAAAAATCCCTATCTACCAGCTCGATCAACACCACAACTGGACCGATACGAATAAAGACGGCATAAAAGTAGACGCCGAAAAGCACGAGGAAAACAATGTCGGCGAAAATAGATTTTACGTCAATAAAAACGGCGAGCAAAAGATGACCGAGCGCGGCGCCGATCTTGGAGTGCTGTTTAACAAAAACGGCGACGCGTATAACTTGCGAACGGGCCAAGGCATCTGGGCTAGCTATGCGGACGCGAAAACCAAGGCTCTAAACGTCGGTGCGACGCCGGACGGCAAATTTGTCCCGGCCAAACAACTCAATATCACGCTAAACGGTGAAAAGATAGTCGCAAGCGTAGCTAGCGTCAGCGAACTGGCCTCGGCTATAAACGAAAGATATACTAAAACTGGCGTAGAAGCAAGCGTCATCAACGGCAATCAGCTGGTTTTAACCAATAGAAATAATTTGGGCACAACCGCTGCTACAAGAAATATAAAAATGACCGTAAATCCTGGAAACAACATAGGAAACGACTTCAAAACGACTAATATCATTACGGCATATCAATATATCTATAACAAAACTCAAGTCAATGCAACCCATACCTACAACGATGCCGTAGCCAGAGAGGTAACGACGACGGAAGATCTACGCGAAGCTATGCAAAGAGACGCGAGGCTCTGGACGAACTATACCGGAACGGTCGTAGGAAATACCCCTGGGCCAAACACAACTCCCGATCCTGCAGCTTTTGCAGCGGCCCTAGCCAATAACAAAAACGACGGCGTAGAAGTAACGGTAAACGAACACGGTCAGTTTCAGGTGAAAAACCCTTCCGGCGACGCCTTTAACTCCGATGACGGCGACGACACCGACGATACAACAGGCAATATCCCTCCGGGCACAGCCAATACAAATGCCGATGCCAACGACCATAATATGAATTTGACCGTCACAGGTCTTAGCAACGCGGCAAACAACGTAACCGAAAACGTCAAATTTACCGCGTCTATGGCGCCGCTCTCAGGCTCGTTAAGCTCCGGAAACGCCACTAGAGTAACCGATAGCCTAAATATGGCCGCCCACAGCTCCAGCACCGATCTTTTCGATAGCTTGGGCACGAAGCACAATATCAAAATAGACTTCGTAAAGCGCGGATACACGCCAAACGGCGGAACGGAGTGGACGATGGTCATCCAGGTAGCCGAACCAAACCGCATAAACCCGGACGGAGAGCCTGCAAACGTGATAACGGGCTACGTGAGATTTAACCCGGACGGCTCTCTAGCGACCTATAGCCCGGCTAGCATCACTTTCGGCGCGCAAAACGGCTCGGCGGGCGGCCAACACATCGAGCTAAAGCTAGGAACTACGGCTCAGATGGACGGTCTAGCCAGCACTGATAATGACTCCAGCACCGCCGATATCAGCCAGGACGGCTACGCCAGCGGCGAACTAAACGGTATCAGGATAGATCAAAGCGGAACTCTAGTGGGTTCCTTTACGAACGGCCGAAGTCTAGGACTGGCGCAAGTCGGCGTGGCTAAATTCTCCAACAACGAAGGTTTGTCCAGCGAAGGAGGAAATTTATTTTCTCGCACGGCAAACTCGGGAGATCCCGTCATAGGCGCGGCTCAAACGGCCGGACGCGGTAAAATCTCTTCCTCAAGTCTAGAGATGAGTAACGTCGATCTATCTCGCTCGCTAACTCAGCTCATCGTCGTGCAGCGCGGCTTTCAAGCCAACTCAAAAACTATCACGACCAGCGACGAGATGCTAAACACGCTGCTTCAACTAAAATAA